In Macaca fascicularis isolate 582-1 chromosome 15, T2T-MFA8v1.1, one genomic interval encodes:
- the CLIC3 gene encoding chloride intracellular channel protein 3 isoform X2 yields MAETKLQLFVKASEDGESVGHCPSCQRLFMVLLLKGVPFTLTTVDTRRSPDVLKDFAPGSQLPILLYDSDAKTDTLQIEDFLEETLGPPDFPSLAPRYRESNTAGNDVFHKFSAFIKNPVPAQDEALYQQLLRALARLDSYLRAPLEHELALEPQLRESRRRFLDGDRLTLADCSLLPKLHIVDTVCAHFRQAPIPAGLRGVRRYLDSALQEKEFKYTCPHSAEILAAYRPAVHPR; encoded by the exons ATGGCGGAGACCAAGCTCCAGCTGTTTGTCAAG GCGAGTGAGGATGGGGAGAGTGTGGGTCACTGCCCCTCCTGCCAGCGGCTCTTCATGGTCCTGCTCCTCAAGGGTGTACCCTTCACCCTTACCACGGTGGACACGCGCAG GTCCCCGGACGTGCTGAAGGACTTCGCCCCCGGCTCGCAGCTGCCCATCCTGCTTTATGACAGCGATGCCAAGACAGACACGCTGCAGATCGAGGACTTTCTGGAGGAGACGCTGGGGCCGCCCGA CTTCCCCAGCCTGGCGCCTCGTTACAGGGAGTCCAACACCGCTGGCAACGACGTTTTCCACAAGTTCTCCGCGTTCATCAAGAACCCGGTGCCCGCGCAGGACGAAG CCCTGTACCAGCAGCTGCTGCGCGCCCTCGCCAGGCTGGACAGCTACCTGCGCGCGCCCCTGGAGCACGAGCTGGCGCTGGAGCCGCAGCTGCGCGAGTCCCGCCGCCGCTTCCTGGACGGCGACCGGCTCACGCTGGCCGACTGTAGCCTACTGCCCAAGCTGCACATCGTCGAC ACGGTGTGCGCGCACTTCCGCCAGGCGCCCATCCCGGCGGGGCTGCGTGGCGTCCGCCGCTACCTGGACAGCGCGCTGCAGGAGAAGGAGTTCAAATACACGTGTCCGCACAGCGCCGAGATCCTGGCGGCCTACCGGCCCGCCGTGCACCCCCGCTAG
- the CLIC3 gene encoding chloride intracellular channel protein 3 isoform X1, producing MAETKLQLFVKASEDGESVGHCPSCQRLFMVLLLKGVPFTLTTVDTRRSPDVLKDFAPGSQLPILLYDSDAKTDTLQIEDFLEETLGPPDFPSLAPRYRESNTAGNDVFHKFSAFIKNPVPAQDEALYQQLLRALARLDSYLRAPLEHELALEPQLRESRRRFLDGDRLTLADCSLLPKLHIVDVSAEGGRAGGQARRAGGRQVLTAPRDPARRRCARTSARRPSRRGCVASAATWTARCRRRSSNTRVRTAPRSWRPTGPPCTPASAPPRVCRPIKASLSAVRVS from the exons ATGGCGGAGACCAAGCTCCAGCTGTTTGTCAAG GCGAGTGAGGATGGGGAGAGTGTGGGTCACTGCCCCTCCTGCCAGCGGCTCTTCATGGTCCTGCTCCTCAAGGGTGTACCCTTCACCCTTACCACGGTGGACACGCGCAG GTCCCCGGACGTGCTGAAGGACTTCGCCCCCGGCTCGCAGCTGCCCATCCTGCTTTATGACAGCGATGCCAAGACAGACACGCTGCAGATCGAGGACTTTCTGGAGGAGACGCTGGGGCCGCCCGA CTTCCCCAGCCTGGCGCCTCGTTACAGGGAGTCCAACACCGCTGGCAACGACGTTTTCCACAAGTTCTCCGCGTTCATCAAGAACCCGGTGCCCGCGCAGGACGAAG CCCTGTACCAGCAGCTGCTGCGCGCCCTCGCCAGGCTGGACAGCTACCTGCGCGCGCCCCTGGAGCACGAGCTGGCGCTGGAGCCGCAGCTGCGCGAGTCCCGCCGCCGCTTCCTGGACGGCGACCGGCTCACGCTGGCCGACTGTAGCCTACTGCCCAAGCTGCACATCGTCGACGTGAGCgcggagggcgggcgggcgggcgggcaagCCCGGCGCGCTGGGGGACGGCAGGTCCTGACTGCGCCCCGCGATCCTGCCCGCAGACGGTGTGCGCGCACTTCCGCCAGGCGCCCATCCCGGCGGGGCTGCGTGGCGTCCGCCGCTACCTGGACAGCGCGCTGCAGGAGAAGGAGTTCAAATACACGTGTCCGCACAGCGCCGAGATCCTGGCGGCCTACCGGCCCGCCGTGCACCCCCGCTAGCGCCCCACCCCGCGTCTGTCGCCCAATAAAGGCATCTTTGTCGGCAGTGAGGGTGTCCTGA
- the PAXX gene encoding protein PAXX isoform X2, with protein MDPLSPPLCTLPPGPEPPCFVCYCEGEGSGEGDRGGFNLYVTDAAELWSTCFTPDSLAALKARFGLSAAEDITPRFRAACEQQAVALTLQEDRASLTLSGGPSALAFDLSKVPGPEAASRLQALTLGLAKRVWSLERRLAEETAASPRKSPRPAGPQLFLPDPDPQRGGPGPGVRRRCPGESLINPGFKSKKPAGGVDFDET; from the exons ATGGATCCGCTGTCGCCGCCGCTCTGCACGCTGCCGCCGGGCCCCGAGCCGCCCTGCTTCGTGTGCTACTGCGAAGGGGagggaagcggggagggggacCGCGGCGGCTTCAACCTCTA CGTGACCGACGCCGCGGAGCTTTGGAGCACCTGCTTCACGCCGGACAGCCTGGCGGCCCTC AAAGCCCGTTTTGGTCTGAGTGCGGCTGAGGACATCACCCCCCGGTTCAG GGCAGCCTGTGAGCAGCAAGCTGTGGCTCTGACCCTGCAGGAGGACAGAGCATCCCTGACCCTTTCAGGGGGCCCCTCGGCACTGGCCTTTGACCTCTCCAAGGTACCAGGCCCAGAGGCAGCCTCCAGACTGCAGGCGCTGACACTGGGCCTGGCAAAACGCGTGTGGAGCCTGGAGCGGCGACTGGCAG AAGAGACAGCTGCCAGCCCCAGGAAGAGTCCCCGgcctgcagggcctcagctcttCTTACCAG ACCCAGATCCCCAGAGAGGTGGCCCTGGACCTGGGGTCAGGAGGCGGTGTCCAGGAGAGTCGCTCATCAACCCTGGGTTCAAGAG TAAGAAACCAGCTGGTGGCGTGGACTTTGATGAGACCTGA
- the PAXX gene encoding protein PAXX isoform X3, with the protein MDPLSPPLCTLPPGPEPPCFVCYCEGEGSGEGDRGGFNLYVTDAAELWSTCFTPDSLAALKARFGLSAAEDITPRFRAACEQQAVALTLQEDRASLTLSGGPSALAFDLSKVPGPEAASRLQALTLGLAKRVWSLERRLAAAEETAASPRKSPRPAGPQLFLPDPDPQRGGPGPGVRRRCPGESLINPGFKRNQLVAWTLMRPEGTAQVWPHGESACEGTGSLRGPHQRPPPHTTTSTCLSWARTKASPQVPSLSNKPLPLLEALVGL; encoded by the exons ATGGATCCGCTGTCGCCGCCGCTCTGCACGCTGCCGCCGGGCCCCGAGCCGCCCTGCTTCGTGTGCTACTGCGAAGGGGagggaagcggggagggggacCGCGGCGGCTTCAACCTCTA CGTGACCGACGCCGCGGAGCTTTGGAGCACCTGCTTCACGCCGGACAGCCTGGCGGCCCTC AAAGCCCGTTTTGGTCTGAGTGCGGCTGAGGACATCACCCCCCGGTTCAG GGCAGCCTGTGAGCAGCAAGCTGTGGCTCTGACCCTGCAGGAGGACAGAGCATCCCTGACCCTTTCAGGGGGCCCCTCGGCACTGGCCTTTGACCTCTCCAAGGTACCAGGCCCAGAGGCAGCCTCCAGACTGCAGGCGCTGACACTGGGCCTGGCAAAACGCGTGTGGAGCCTGGAGCGGCGACTGGCAG CTGCAGAAGAGACAGCTGCCAGCCCCAGGAAGAGTCCCCGgcctgcagggcctcagctcttCTTACCAG ACCCAGATCCCCAGAGAGGTGGCCCTGGACCTGGGGTCAGGAGGCGGTGTCCAGGAGAGTCGCTCATCAACCCTGGGTTCAAGAG AAACCAGCTGGTGGCGTGGACTTTGATGAGACCTGAAGGTACAGCACAAGTGTGGCCCCACGGGGAGTCTGCCTGTGAGGGGACAGGCAGTCTTCGAGGCCCTCATCAGAGACCCCCCCCccacaccaccacctccacctgccTGTCCTGGGCCAGGACTAAGGCGTCTCCTCAAGTTCCTTCCCTGTCAAATAAACCGCTCCCTCTGTTGGAGGCTCTGGTGGGGCTCTGA
- the PAXX gene encoding protein PAXX isoform X1, translating to MDPLSPPLCTLPPGPEPPCFVCYCEGEGSGEGDRGGFNLYVTDAAELWSTCFTPDSLAALKARFGLSAAEDITPRFRAACEQQAVALTLQEDRASLTLSGGPSALAFDLSKVPGPEAASRLQALTLGLAKRVWSLERRLAAAEETAASPRKSPRPAGPQLFLPDPDPQRGGPGPGVRRRCPGESLINPGFKSKKPAGGVDFDET from the exons ATGGATCCGCTGTCGCCGCCGCTCTGCACGCTGCCGCCGGGCCCCGAGCCGCCCTGCTTCGTGTGCTACTGCGAAGGGGagggaagcggggagggggacCGCGGCGGCTTCAACCTCTA CGTGACCGACGCCGCGGAGCTTTGGAGCACCTGCTTCACGCCGGACAGCCTGGCGGCCCTC AAAGCCCGTTTTGGTCTGAGTGCGGCTGAGGACATCACCCCCCGGTTCAG GGCAGCCTGTGAGCAGCAAGCTGTGGCTCTGACCCTGCAGGAGGACAGAGCATCCCTGACCCTTTCAGGGGGCCCCTCGGCACTGGCCTTTGACCTCTCCAAGGTACCAGGCCCAGAGGCAGCCTCCAGACTGCAGGCGCTGACACTGGGCCTGGCAAAACGCGTGTGGAGCCTGGAGCGGCGACTGGCAG CTGCAGAAGAGACAGCTGCCAGCCCCAGGAAGAGTCCCCGgcctgcagggcctcagctcttCTTACCAG ACCCAGATCCCCAGAGAGGTGGCCCTGGACCTGGGGTCAGGAGGCGGTGTCCAGGAGAGTCGCTCATCAACCCTGGGTTCAAGAG TAAGAAACCAGCTGGTGGCGTGGACTTTGATGAGACCTGA